In Erigeron canadensis isolate Cc75 chromosome 1, C_canadensis_v1, whole genome shotgun sequence, a single window of DNA contains:
- the LOC122585675 gene encoding barley B recombinant-like protein A, with protein MVEPIDKIMNHGPEFERLVEDSWAYISKLYSRNKKPTKSLTNVPPKRPYHFVKRSATITAFGEELDISNMPPPVYSCTGIPRNYHRWDKGGCTSTCCTVTLSMYPLPSFDGARCKVRLVGRKMGHSTFTKVVEELLLAGYDLGFPIDLKDHWAKLGSNKYVVNR; from the coding sequence ATGGTGGAACCGATTGATAAGATAATGAATCACGGACCAGAGTTTGAGAGGCTCGTAGAAGACTCCTGGGCTTATATCTCCAAGCTTTATAGCCGTAATAAAAAGCCTACAAAATCCTTAACAAATGTACCGCCGAAAAGACCTTACCATTTTGTGAAACGCAGTGCTACAATAACAGCATTCGGGGAGgaattagacatatcaaatatGCCTCCACCGGTTTATTCATGCACAGGAATACCTAGAAATTATCATCGGTGGGATAAAGGTGGATGTACCTCCACTTGTTGTACAGTTACTCTTTCCATGTACCCATTGCCGTCTTTTGATGGTGCTAGATGTAAGGTAAGGTTGGTGGGAAGAAAAATGGGTCATAGTACATTCACAAAGGTCGTAGAGGAATTGTTGTTAGCGGGGTACGATCTCGGTTTTCCAATTGACTTGAAGGATCATTGGGCTAAACTTGGGTCTAACAAGTATGTAGTGAATAGATAA